The region TACATTCTCTTGATTGATGAGTCTGGGATCAGCCTCCGGATCGTTGGGGTCTATTTCTATCCCTAATCCTTTTGCGATGACGGCATCAAACTCTAATAACTTTTTATTCAAAATTTCTTCGGCGAAGGCTTGTTGGTCGATATCAATAGTGGTATAAATATTCAGCCCGCCTTTCCACAATGTTTCCGTACCGTACTTGGGTTCTAAAATGCGACGAATATGCTCAATGAAATATAAACCGGGTTTGTCCCCTTGTGCAGCAGGGGCTTTTTCCGGCAGGATTTCTGCTTTGGCTTTTTCCAAATCTTCGGCAGTGATATAGCCTTGTTCATGCATGACTTGCAAGACAAGGTTTCTACGTGCTTCGGCACGTTCGGGGTTGGCAAAGGGATTGTAATTGCCGGGTGAAGGAATAAGACCTACCAGCATGGCAGCTTCGCCGGTGGTCAGTTGGTCTAAATCTTTATCAAAATAACGTTTGGCGGCGGCCTTAACACCGTAAGCGCCGCTACCTAAATAAATTTCGTTTAAGTATAACTGCAGAATTTCCGGTTTGCTGAAGCGATGTTCAATTTGTACGGCCAGCACAATTTCACGAATTTTACGAATAATTTTTTTCTGCTGAGTCAAAAAGACACCGCGCGAAAGTTGCTGAGTCAGAGTAGAGCCACCCTGCTTGGCGCGACCGGTCATAATATCATGAAAAAGTGCGCGCAAAATACCGCGTACGGAAAAGCCGGCATGTTTAAAAAAGTCCCTGTCTTCCATCGCTACAACGCCGTTTTGTAAATCTACGGGGATTTCTTCTAAGGGGACCATGCTGCGTTTTTCAATAGAAAATTCGTGAATAAGTTTGCCATTTCTGTCAAAAACCTTGCTGGTTAAAGAGGGGGTATATTCTTCCATTTCATATACGGGCGGAATTCCGGAAAAAATATAACGCATAAACACTGCGCCGCCTATAATGGCCACAAAAAGGCCTAACAGTACGCAAAAAAGGAAAAATTTAGAAGTTAAAAATTTCACGATAATCTTCATTCCATCATTATAGCAAACTTGTTTCTATGGGTGCTTTCAGACACATTTAACAGAAAAAATAAAAATAACCCTTTTTATATGTTTGTTATTTTTTATTACTTTGATATTTTTAGAGGATGAAGTTCATTTTGTTATTTCAAGAAAGATTTGAATGTAAGAAGAAGAAAGCGCTTCTTTTAACGAAAAATAACAAAAAAATGATTTTGTGGAAAAGGAATAAAAAATAGTAAAATCTAATTATCACGTTTCTGCAGGAGAGGGTGATATGTCCGAATTGAAGAAAAAATCAAAAAGCTGTATGTATGTTTGTCCGGCCGAGTGTGCGGAAACGGCAGCTTTTGTAAATTCTTCCGATATAGCAAATTCCGTTGGAAAGCAGGGAATGGCGGGATATGCTTTGGCCTATATTGCCGATTTGCAAACAAAACATGTTTTTATGTTTGGTACTCCTGCCGGTACTCACGCTCACGTACAGGTGGACCCCTCCCAACCGGTGCACCAGCAAGCTCATGAAAGAGCCGCAAGAGGAGAAGTGGTGGAATATGAGTGGAGCATTTGCGAAGTTGCAAAAACCTGCTTTTTTCAATCTGTGCTTTTTCCGTTAAAAGACGTTTCCGGACAAGTAGGAAGCGTGTTGGGGCTTGTAAAAGATATCACTTTTTTGTCCACATCTTCTGCGCTTCCCCGTTCATTTAAAGAAGGAGGGGGGAAGACTTTTTCTCAAATTCTCTTGGCTGCCCGAGAAGAAGAAAAACGTAAGATTTCTTCTGCGTTGCATGATGAAATCGGTTCTGCGGCCGTTATTTTAACGTCTTTGTTGAGCATGGTCAAACAGAGCGTGCAGAACCAAGATCAAGCGCAGGCGATAAAAGATATTAATGCTTTGGATAAGCAGATTAAAGATTGCATAGAGCGTGTTAAAAATATTGTGGTTAGTTTGCGCCCTCCTAATTTAGAGGCCATCGGCTTGGAAGATGCCTTGCAAGATTTGTTAAGTAATGTGACTCAATATAAAGAGATTAAACATTCTTTTAAATGGGAAACGGCAGATCAAAGTTCTATTTCTGATGAAGTAAAAATTGTGTTGTATCGCGTAGCGCAGGAAAGTTTGAATAATATTGTCAAACATTCCGGCGCCACGAAAATAGATGTAAGTGTGAAGTGTTCATTAAGAGACATAACCCTCAAAATAAGCGACAATGGCAAGGGATTTAAACCTTCTAAGCAACGTTCTATTAAACATATAGGGTTGCTATCCATGAGAGACAGCGTGGCTTATTTGGGTGGTAAATTTACGATAAAAAGCGAACCGGGCAAGGGGACGGTTGTGACGGCCAAATGCCCGAAAATCGTTTATGGGGTGAAAGATTATGAGTATAAAAGTGGTATTAGCAGATGATCATGCCATTGTGCGTGACGGGGTACGTGCCGTTTTGGAGAGAAAAGGCAAAGATATGCAAGTTGTGGCGGAAATCGCCAACGGAAAAGATTTGGTGGAGTGGGCTGCTAACAATCAGGCCGATGTCTACGTGGTAGATATTTCTATGCCTATTTTAAACGGTATTGAATCGGTGCAGCGCTTAGTTAAAAATAATCCGGATACCAAAGTGGTGATGCTTAGTATGTATGATGACAGAGTATCCGTAGAAAAAGCATTAAAAGCCGGAGCAAAAGGATTTATCGTTAAAGTGTCTACAGCTGATGAAATTGTAGATGCCATACGGGAAGTGGCCGGCGGACGTTTCTATTTGTGCAGTAAAGTGTCCAAATACATCGTGCAAGGATTTTTGGGCAAAACATCTTCTCGCAAACGAGATGTGACGGGCTTAACTCCCAAAGAAAAAGAAGTGTTGCAATTGATTGCCGAAGGATATAGCAGCAAGCAAATTGCCAAGACTTTTAATTTGTCTTTAAATACCATTCACGTGCACCGCAACAATATTATGAAAAAACTTGGCATTCATAAACAGGCCGAGTTGGTGCGCTATGCCATTAAAGAAGGCATTGCTCAATTATAAAAAGGAGTTTTATGCGTATTATTGCTGGTACGGCTAGAGGGCGGAGAATTTTTTCCGTTTCTAAGAATTTGCCGGTAAAACCTATTTCAGACAGAATTAAACAATCTGTATTTGATATTTTGCGCCCCCGTATTACGGGGGCCATGTGGTTGGATTTATTCGCTGGTACGGGCAACGTATCTATGGAGGCTTTGTCTCGCGGAGCTGCAAGAGTGGTCAGCGTAGATAGAGAGCCGGCCTGTATCAAAAACATTCACCGCAATTTGAAACATTTAGGTTTTGAGGATAGGGCGCGGGTAATTCGGGGTGATATTTTAAAACCGCTTGATTATCTGCTTTCTTATAGTGACAATGAAGGCTACGATATTATTTTTATGGGGCCTCCGTACCGCGACCAAAACAACAAAATGTTGGCCTTTTCAGAGCCTGCTTTAAAAAATGTTGCGGCGGCCAAACTTTTAGCTCCCAACGGAGTTATTGCGTTGCAAACGCACAAAACGGAAGAGTTTGCCGTACCGGAAGAATTGGAACTTTATCGTGTAGAAAAATACGGCGACACCTTAGTGCATTTTCTGCGTTATAAGGCGGGTTGATTATGTATAGTGATGTGCATGAACTGAACTATTCTAAGGTCAAAACTTATTTGGAATGTCCGCTTTTATACAAATATAAATATATGGACGGACGAAAGGAAGGTTTGGTGCCGGCATCTTCTTTGGGGGTGTCTATTCATCGTGCTTTGGAGGAATATCACCGCAATAGCAATGATCCGTCCGAAATTTTGTCTTACTATGATGATTGCTGGTTAGGCGCAGGCTACAAGAGTGCCGGCGAGCAAATGGAGTATTATCTCAAGGGTCAAAAAATGCTGGAACGTTATGCCGAGCATGAATATCAAAGAGAAACCACGGTAGACAGTACAGAACGAGAGTTTATTTTTCAAGAAGGGAAATGGACTTTGCGAGGCAAGATAGACCGCACAGACAAGCATCCGGACGGTTCTTGGGAAGTGATTGATTATAAAACAGGTGATGATATTGATTTTAATGCCAAAATTACCGACTCGTTGCAACTTGGCATTTATGCCATAGGTGCGCAGCGGGCCTGGAACTTGAAAAAGGGAAAAGCCACTTTTTACTTTACCGCTTTTGACAAAAAAATCAGTGCTCCTTTTGAAGATTTTGACGAAAAGGCTATTTTGGCTAAATTTATTGAAGTGGGCGAAAAAATAGAGGCAGGATTATTTGAGCCGGATTTATCTTATTGTCAAAATTGTGCATTTCGCAACCGTTGCGAGAAATCTTCTTGTCCTGATCCGGAACCGGAAGGACCCGATTTCAGCGGCAATAATCCCGCTTAAACTACAAAGCACCCATTCGGGTGCTTTTTTTAGGATTTAATAGGTTTTTGTATTAGGAATAAACTTAGAAAAATGAAACACAAGCCTAGAATTTCATTTCCATTTGCAATCCGTTGTAAGAAAATAAAGTCACCCAACATGGCAATAACCGGAGAAAAATAGGTGACGGACGCCATACGGGTGGCCCCCCACCGTTTGATTAAGGCAATCATAAGTAAAAAGGCAATGGCGGAAGAAAAGACACCGGCAAAAAGAATAGAAATGATTACTTTTGCTGAAAAATCGGATATTTGTGGCGGTGTTTCTAAGCCCAAAGCAAGCAGTAAAAGCACAATGGCAGAAAACAAATATTGATGGAAAGTGTTTGCTTCTAAAGAGGTGCTGTGATTATCTACCATGATTTTTTTGGTAATTACATTGCCTAGTCCATAAGATAAAGACATTAAAAAGAAACCTAGACAACCGTACAACAAAGCAGCATCTGTTTTTAAGACCAAAGACGGCCACGTAATACACAACATACCCATCAAACCAAACAGTACTCCGAATGCTCTGCGCCAAGTAAAGCGGTCCACTCCTTTTAAAATAATGGCTCCGGCAATAAAGGACCAGATGGGCGTTGTTCCATTAAAAATACCGCCGATAGTCGGAGCTACAAAACGTTGGCTCCAAGAAGCCGCCGCAAAAGGGAACAGAATCAGCATAAAGCCAATCACCCATGGTCTCCAGAGTTGTTTGAGGCTGATGCGTAAGTCTTTACGTTGAAAGCCGTATAAGACGGCAAAAAATAGAAAACCGGCTAACACACGCAAAAAAGTACACCAATAGGGGGGAATGACATCTACAATGTTTTTGGTAGCCAAAAAAGCCGTTCCCCAACACAAAGCCAAACAAAATGCCAACAGATAACTCATATTAAACTCCTTTATCGAAAATACCAAAATAAAATAAATAATCCCAACAATAAGCGATAGATAACAAAAACGTTGAAATTATGTTTTTGAATATATTTCATCAATCCGCTGATTACCAACAATGCCCCCAAAAAAGCACTGACAAATCCCCAAATCAGCGGGGCAGAAATATCTGCTATAGACAGGTGGGTCATTTCTAGCAGAGCCGCTCCGCCGATGACGGGTGCGGAAAGTAAAAAAGAAATGCGTGCGCTTTGACTGCGTGAAAACCCCAAAAGCAAAGCCGCTGTAATGGTGATACCGCTGCGTGATACTCCCGGCATCAAAGCCAAAGCCTGCGCACAACCGATAATAAATAAATTTTTGCCAGAAAGCAAAGCGGTGTTTTGAGCAGAAACTTTCCGGTCTGCCCACCATAAAAGAACGGCAAAAAACATCAAACAACCGGCAATAGAAATCGGCGAGCGGAAAACTGTTTCTACTTGTTTTTCAAAGAGCAGTCCTGCTATTGCAGCAGGAAGTGTGGCCAAAGCCAACAACCATAGTGTTTTGCCTTGCTCACTAAAAGGTTTGCTCAGACCGTTTTTGATTAATATTATCCAATCTTTGGCAAAGTACAACAATACCGCCAACAATGTAGCCAAGTGCAATAATACATCAAAAGAAACCCCTTGATAGTCTTGCCCTCGAAAAAAGGGCAAAAGGACCAAATGGGCCGAGCTGGAAATGGGGAGAAATTCCCCCAATGCTTGTAAAAGGCCTAATAAAACAGCATCAAAAATAGTCATTTATGCTCCTGCAACAAATTGAGGATTTGAAAAATCTGTCACATCAAAAATCATGTACTGGCCCGGTTCAAAAGCGATATATTCATGGCATAAAAAACCAGCCAATATGCTGATATTAGGGTTATGCCCGACCATAAGCAAACAGTCTTTTTCTTGCAAATGGCGTTGAGCCAAATCCCAAAGTCCTTTTGCGCTTAAACGTCCGTCTAAATAGTTTTCTGTTTGAAAAGCAATCTGCAATACTTGTGCGATGATTTGCGCCGTTTGCTGCGCTCTTAATAAAGGACTGGCTAAAAACAAATCCGGTTTGATATTTTGAGTCATCAAACAATGGGCCGTAGATAATACTTTTTCCCTTCCTGACGGCAGAAGCGGGCGGGAAAAATCCGTTTCGGCATAGGGAGCGGCTTTACCATGACGTACTAAAATGAGTTTTTTCATATTTTTTAATTTTTTGCGCTCCACAAGTGGGAAAAATGCAATAATGTATAAAACTTCTTATTAATATAGCATTTTATGAAGCTATTTTATGCACCGCTCCGCGCCTTGGAGCAGAAATTTATTGAATATATCCTTAACTTGCAGATAGGACCGGAGCAAGGGGGATTGGTTTTGTGCCCTTCTCAACGAGTAGCGAGTTATTTGCAGGGATTATTGCTCAAACATAAGCCCGTAATCGGTAATTTGGCCTTTAAAACGATAGGTCAATTAATGAAAGAATTAGATCAAGAAAATATTCCGAATCGCAAACCGTTATTGCCGGCAGACCAATTACAAGATTATTTGTTAAAAAAACTGCTTTTGCGCCCCGATCTGAACCGTTATCCTCCCACTCCCGGTATTATTAGTGCCTTAAAATCTTCCTTGAGGGATTTGGCCGACGCCTTGGTGGAGCCGGAAGTTTTGTACGAACATTGGCTCTCTTTGCCGGAGTTTTCTTTGATGGAGGAACAAGCGCATTTAAAGTGGTTGCTGGATATATATCGTGCTTATTTGGGAGAAATGGACAAAATATCCAACTATCGCTCTTATGCTCAATACTTTTCCCAAGTGCTTCGTGCTGCTGAAAATTCGGCCTATTTAAAAGGATTTAAACAAATTATCGTGTACGGTTTT is a window of Elusimicrobiaceae bacterium DNA encoding:
- a CDS encoding sensor histidine kinase, which produces MSELKKKSKSCMYVCPAECAETAAFVNSSDIANSVGKQGMAGYALAYIADLQTKHVFMFGTPAGTHAHVQVDPSQPVHQQAHERAARGEVVEYEWSICEVAKTCFFQSVLFPLKDVSGQVGSVLGLVKDITFLSTSSALPRSFKEGGGKTFSQILLAAREEEKRKISSALHDEIGSAAVILTSLLSMVKQSVQNQDQAQAIKDINALDKQIKDCIERVKNIVVSLRPPNLEAIGLEDALQDLLSNVTQYKEIKHSFKWETADQSSISDEVKIVLYRVAQESLNNIVKHSGATKIDVSVKCSLRDITLKISDNGKGFKPSKQRSIKHIGLLSMRDSVAYLGGKFTIKSEPGKGTVVTAKCPKIVYGVKDYEYKSGISR
- a CDS encoding response regulator transcription factor, with product MSIKVVLADDHAIVRDGVRAVLERKGKDMQVVAEIANGKDLVEWAANNQADVYVVDISMPILNGIESVQRLVKNNPDTKVVMLSMYDDRVSVEKALKAGAKGFIVKVSTADEIVDAIREVAGGRFYLCSKVSKYIVQGFLGKTSSRKRDVTGLTPKEKEVLQLIAEGYSSKQIAKTFNLSLNTIHVHRNNIMKKLGIHKQAELVRYAIKEGIAQL
- the rsmD gene encoding 16S rRNA (guanine(966)-N(2))-methyltransferase RsmD — its product is MRIIAGTARGRRIFSVSKNLPVKPISDRIKQSVFDILRPRITGAMWLDLFAGTGNVSMEALSRGAARVVSVDREPACIKNIHRNLKHLGFEDRARVIRGDILKPLDYLLSYSDNEGYDIIFMGPPYRDQNNKMLAFSEPALKNVAAAKLLAPNGVIALQTHKTEEFAVPEELELYRVEKYGDTLVHFLRYKAG
- a CDS encoding PD-(D/E)XK nuclease family protein produces the protein MYSDVHELNYSKVKTYLECPLLYKYKYMDGRKEGLVPASSLGVSIHRALEEYHRNSNDPSEILSYYDDCWLGAGYKSAGEQMEYYLKGQKMLERYAEHEYQRETTVDSTEREFIFQEGKWTLRGKIDRTDKHPDGSWEVIDYKTGDDIDFNAKITDSLQLGIYAIGAQRAWNLKKGKATFYFTAFDKKISAPFEDFDEKAILAKFIEVGEKIEAGLFEPDLSYCQNCAFRNRCEKSSCPDPEPEGPDFSGNNPA
- a CDS encoding DMT family transporter, whose protein sequence is MSYLLAFCLALCWGTAFLATKNIVDVIPPYWCTFLRVLAGFLFFAVLYGFQRKDLRISLKQLWRPWVIGFMLILFPFAAASWSQRFVAPTIGGIFNGTTPIWSFIAGAIILKGVDRFTWRRAFGVLFGLMGMLCITWPSLVLKTDAALLYGCLGFFLMSLSYGLGNVITKKIMVDNHSTSLEANTFHQYLFSAIVLLLLALGLETPPQISDFSAKVIISILFAGVFSSAIAFLLMIALIKRWGATRMASVTYFSPVIAMLGDFIFLQRIANGNEILGLCFIFLSLFLIQKPIKS
- a CDS encoding undecaprenyl-diphosphate phosphatase — translated: MTIFDAVLLGLLQALGEFLPISSSAHLVLLPFFRGQDYQGVSFDVLLHLATLLAVLLYFAKDWIILIKNGLSKPFSEQGKTLWLLALATLPAAIAGLLFEKQVETVFRSPISIAGCLMFFAVLLWWADRKVSAQNTALLSGKNLFIIGCAQALALMPGVSRSGITITAALLLGFSRSQSARISFLLSAPVIGGAALLEMTHLSIADISAPLIWGFVSAFLGALLVISGLMKYIQKHNFNVFVIYRLLLGLFILFWYFR
- a CDS encoding histidine phosphatase family protein codes for the protein MKKLILVRHGKAAPYAETDFSRPLLPSGREKVLSTAHCLMTQNIKPDLFLASPLLRAQQTAQIIAQVLQIAFQTENYLDGRLSAKGLWDLAQRHLQEKDCLLMVGHNPNISILAGFLCHEYIAFEPGQYMIFDVTDFSNPQFVAGA